From the genome of Ziziphus jujuba cultivar Dongzao chromosome 4, ASM3175591v1:
AATGACGTTTCTGACCGCttaatagaaaaatacataGGACCAAGCTCAGCCAACCACTGAGGCTCTACAGCTGTAGCACACTGCATGTATTCCTTTGTTGTCAGAATCAATTCATGATAAACTACATACTCTGAAATGCAACCCATTCCATACAGAGCACTGCTTGGATGCAAGTGACATGGCATTCCATTCCTACAGTTAACATACTCCCCCACACCCTTCAATCTGGCTGCATTGTGAAAATATGCAGAGCAAATGGCCCTTCTAACGATGTCTGTATCAGGCCAACAGGACGTTAGAGGAATGTTCTGTTGCTTCAGGATATCCACCAGCTGTGATCTCACCTCTCTAGCTTTTTGTAGCCCTTTAACATGCAGAAAATGGTCATTACACCAGTCCCCTCGATGATCATGTTGTTCCCATTGCTGATAAACATTGTAGAGCGTCAAGTGATCAGATTCTGGAATAAAGAATTTTTCATGCGCAACATCACTCTCCTCTATCCTATCTTTGGGCCTGAAGAATACTGATGGTACCGAGAGCATTGATATAATGGTCACAACCTCATTTATGCATCCTAGCCGTTCTCCCATCAATAGTATCTTAGCAAGTGGGGGGTCCAGTGGGAACTCTACCATTTTCCAGCCAAGATCAGTCAAGCTCCCAACATTGTCAAGAGCACCCAAGACCCACAAATGGTACATAGCATTGAGGATATTCTCTTGCGGAGGTGGATCAATGAAATCAAAATCCAATAAGTTATCAACTTTAAGAGATTTCAGCAACAAGACTACATAACTGAGGTTGGTTCTTTGAATCTCGGGCACAGGACTAGGAAGCATTTCATTCAGGTAAGCACTTTCAGTATAAAGCCGATGACATGTACCTGGGCCAGTTCTACCAGCGCGTCCAGCACGCTGATCAGCAGCAGCACGACTGACAGGGAACACTTGGAGGGCATCCAAACCCATCCTAGGATTGTAGACTTTCATTTTACCATAACCTGTGTCGATGACATAAAATATTCCATCAATTGTCAAAGATGTCTCAGCAATGTTTGTAGCAACAATGCACTTGCGGGCTCCATCTTCAGCCTTTTCAAATATCTTTGCTTGCAAGTCAGCAGGCAACTGTGAATATATAGGAAGGATCAAGAGCTTTGGAACTGCTTTATGCGTGGATGAGATAAGTTGTTCCACACGCTCTGCAAGGGAATAACAAGTTGCTTCAATCTCATCTTGGCCGGTCATAAAGATGAGTATGTCACCTGGTGGGCTGGTTATGTGGATCGTCATGGCCTGCTTCACAGCAGCTTCAACATAATCTTCACAAGGGGTTTTACTGTACAAAGTATTTACAGGAAATGTTCTGCCAGGGATGTGAAATATCGGTGCACTGCAGAAAGTTCTTAAAATTAGATATATGAGCAAATTGACATATAAGTTATTACATTATTGAAGTATAAAGTATAGACAAGCTAACCTCccaaagaaatttgaaaatttttctgcATTGAGAGTAGCAGATGTCACAATGAGCTTGAAATCATGACGCAGGGcaacaatttttttcattattccaaACAACACATCCGTGCTAAGAGACCTCTCATGGGCTTCATCCATCACAATGACACTGCAAGAGTAACAACTTTCCAGTTAATGATTGGTTTAGGCTGGAAATTACCAATAAGTCTAAAGGAGAAATAGTTGTATCATGTAGAACTCTACTATTTCACATACCAATACTTCTCAAGGTTGGATTCCGCAAGTGTCTCGCGCAAAAGTACTCCATCTGTCATGTACTGCCAATTTGGAAATGAAAAGAATCAGGATAGTACAGTACACCATATATGTCTCTAGAAAAACTAGAAAAGAGAGCTGTAAACAATCAGTAAATTCAAAGTCTGTCATGCTTTatgaacaataaaatataaattcctATTGGGAAGCATCATCACATTTGATCAAGGGTCCTTTTGAGGCAAACAAGATAAGTTACCTTTATAATAGTATTGCATGAAGTCATATCCTCAAAACGAATAGCATAGCCAACTTTACCGCCCAGCTCAGTCTCCATCTCCTCACTAACCCTTTTCGCAACGCTCATTGCTGCCACACGCCTAGGTTGAGTGCAACCCACAATACCATTTATAGTGTATCCATCTTCATGCAGATACTGTTAGCAAATCCCAGAAATAAATAAGATGTCAGCTGATGACATACCCACTCAACAcatacaaatattaaaacaattagcACCATCATATTAGTAAGAACAAGTGGAGAACCTGTGTCAATTGAGTTGTCTTTCCAGAACCTGTTTctccaacaacaacaataacttGATTTTCACGAACCACCTATCAAAAAGATGTTCAAAACCAAATCAGATGTGCATCAAACGAGCCTATCCAGGACACTGCatacatatgtaaatatatgatAGGCATTTATAtatactcacacacacacaaatcatATCTGTTGAAAAAATAGTTCCCACCTTAAGTTGGGAACCTACTGTTGTGGCAAGTTTAAAGGTTGCCACTTCACCCCTAGGattttagtttgaaaaaaaaaaacaaatgtggaAATCCTTGCACGTGCAAAATCAGCACATTTCCCACCTTATGTAGGAAATATGTTCCCAGCAAATCATAACTCTCTCCCTatatctctctctatctatatatatatatatatatatatacattacatgtacatatatatatatatatatatatttatgcattttaaaGGCATGGCCAACTGTAAATAGAATTCACGGACACAAACAATAAAATCCACTCGTAGAATGCGTCCCCAAGTGTAATAAATTCAGACGTTATTTAAATCAATGTTGCATTAACAAGCAGCTAGAAAACTCATGAACTGTGTCAAAAGAAAGCAAAGTAACAAAATTACGTAGGGGAAACATCACACCTGCAGTAACTCGTCTCGCACTGAATAGATGGGTAGATACTGCCATTGTTCTGCTATGGTTTTTGACTGTGCAAAGTCACTCACATCTTCATCCTTCTTCAAATGCTGTGAGAATCTTGAATCTTCCTTGAAGTTAACTTCACCGTCTTCAACAACTGCAGCAGTATCTGCATCAATCTAGCAACACAACTGAAAACATTAGTCTCAGGCCTATAAAGGGTACAAGCAAATAAAAAGTACATTTGTAAAGGACAATACCTGTTCTTCTGTTTTTCCAACACCAAGGACATCGCCAAGTCTTGAACCTGCAAGCTCCCAAAAACGCTGGCGTGATTTGTTCTTACTTTGCTTTTCATGGATTTCCCTAACTAGAGCAGATCCTTTGCGTGAAATTATGGCCATATCAGATGTAGGATCCTTTATGGGCATTATTGGCTCTGCCTGTTTAGTGTAAACAACCCTCCTATCCAGGAAAGGAGGTTTGGTATCTGCAACAATAAAAAGCAGTGGATCTATTTAGCAAGATGAGATAGCCATTTTTGCCTATAAATAATCAATTGGAATGGCTCAatgtattattcaaaataataataatggctcCTTGTAAATTATCTTACCATGTACAAGAAGAATAACCTTGCGTTTCTCTTCATCATCAAACTCTGTCCGCACTTCTGTGCTTCGAACAGCTCCTGACCTCAATAATTGTCGATCTTCCCATCGAGCATTATCAGCAGTGAGTTGAGACAACTGTTTGCTCTGAGCAAGTGTCATTTCCGTTCCATCTTTTCGGACCTGTACCAGAAATCAAACCACAAAAAAAGTCCATATTAATATAAAGATTGCAAGCATATAGTATATAGTCCTAAAACTTCAAAATCCAGCTGACCACAAATAAATCTATACACATACTTCTTGTGTGCCAAATAAGACCAGTGTGAATACATATTTTCACAGAAACAAGAGTCCAGACATACCAGTCTCTTGACCAGCTCTGCTTCTTTCTTGTGGAAAGAAGCCTCATCACCAAGAAAAAATGATGAGGTATCCACATCCAACATTGTGTTACCCTCTTCTCTGTCATACCTAAATGATGAGATCATTTGAGTTGGTTAAAGCTGACACCTAAGGTGCATTAGTAATCATAACAATGTCTTACAATGGAAGCATAAACTAAGCGTCTCAACTATTAAAAACATGTATCCTTTTAAAGGCCCACAGTTTCATGTTTTCTTACTAAttttttctaactaattttagGAATTCAACACTAATTTTGGTAATTCTTGAAGCTCATTATATAGATACCAAATATGAATCCCATGAAAGAAGAAACTTATCCATCTAATAAATTACCATGCACGGTCAGAATTATATTCCATCTCTAGGCGCATACGTTCAGCAATCTCATATTTATGTTCTTTGGTCAAATCAGTACTTCCTGGTCCTCCATCCTAGAGATAAAATTCAGAGAAAGTCAACATGATAAATAACGCATATTAAAAACCAAACACATAACTCTACAATCAGAGCCAACATCTTACagtaaaaaatatacaaatctattgtggaaaagaaataaaaaggtaaCACACTTCCTCcaattttcataacaaatttggTAACCTCATAAGACTGCGAGTGTTCTGTAGAAAAAGTAAGTTGATCCGACCTGCCACCATGTCTAAACTTTGAAAATTTGACTGATGATGATCCAGTAGCACGTATCAGAACTGGAGAGGGAGATACATGGTCCCAGTGAGAAGCACGAGAACCTGCATAAGTAATTCCAACATGATGAAGTTATGAGCTTAAAATTAGCAAAACTAGCAATTACAACCAATTCCATCATCTGATATCACAAGAAAGCTCTGtatcatataaataatatacaaGTATAGTGTGAGGTGTTACTACGCAATCATGGGGAAACAAGTTAAGCATCAGATGAGGCCAAGGCTGACGCCCCAACTAACATTGGGCATGGTGAAGGTTGACTGTGCCTACTAGTGTTGCAATAATTTTATCTAAAGTCATCTTTCTCTGCAATACACTTCCATTATGACATTAGAATCAGTAAAAGCCATGTAATTTCAAAGACAACTACAAATCTATTGTAAACTATTTACAACAGTTCAAACTCTAGCAGAACAAGTACACTCTGTCAATGAACAAGTAGTCTATACTACCAAAGACAAATTTCTAGAACCAGGAAGgaatgcttaaattattggaatCAAAGTTCAAGAACCTTCCGAACTTAATtccatgtttttatttattcaggACATAAAAGAACTGACATAAAACTTGGATCCTGCAAAATGATGAGCTTGCAAGTAGTTTTCGAAGCATAACCCAAATTTTGTACCATATACTGCTTATGGCCTTTTGTTTTTGAGAGGATGTAAACAAACATCAAACgaaatccaaaaaagaaaaaggaagaaccTCATACCAGGTCCCCTCTTTGAGCTTTCATATCTACTTCGCTTCCTTCCATATTCTCCACCATAATCATAACACTGTTCTTTACCATCATCCCTATGCCTTTGTCTCTCACCCCTGTTGTTACCCCTGTAATCACTTCTCTCACTACTGCAGGTATACCTCTCATACCGATCCCTGTAGTCTCTTCTTTCACTACTTCTATCATCCATCCCTCTCATTACCATCTTTCTGAATCCATCAAACACGAAacagaattgaaaaaaataatatgacaattaattaattaataataataataataagagaagtaattacttaaatatacatcaaaattcatataaatgtcAGATAGGATAACATAGTACAGCTCACATCAGTAGCTGAAGACTTATCTACAACACAACTGTCAGGTTAAAGATTTTTATCAAGCTTCATGATTAAACTTCCTGTTTCCAGAAAATAAGGATATTACAAACCGGAAAATCGTATCCCcatcccaaaagaaaaaaataaataaatccgaaaattatttgagaatttataaatttctcAGCAATGGTTTTATCTTCCAGATTCTAATTCCATATTACCTAACAAACTCCTATTCAACTTGAACAATATTCCAAACTACTGTTGTACACAATTAAAATCTAAAACCTAGAAATCAAACATTTTGTTCCAAAATGTGATTTCAGAAATTTCCAGTCTTGATTTTCGAATTGTAGAATTGAATAAGAGATCGCGACGGTACCTTGAAAATAGACGATGACGAAAAACGAAGACAGCTCCGCGGACAGAGATCGAGCAggtcaaaatcaaattgagaGAGAAAGTTGCTGTACCGAGAACATCAGCCGAGTGGATTTCTTGTGCTCCACGTTAGCGTTCTCAGACCATGATAATTTGACCATAATACCCCTTGTTAAATATCCAATGAATTATCAACCACATGgttgttttaaataaaaatgattaactctttacagttttattttttatatattattatttatttttttaaatatttttaatttataccatctcaaaattatatattttttacaaataattttttttttataattctaaaataacttacagttttataaaaattaatttcactaaaatatttttttttctttatttctcgtTTTGAATTAggattggtttttatttttctaatttttttaacgacataaaatattatttatttgaaagcaaaaaaCCAACCAACAATGGAGGGTATTAAAGATTGGGATTAACATGACCATCTTATTTTTCAACATAATTGCTCTTTTCAAgaccaaaaaattttattattatttttccatttcatttttcaaaacaattccattatctatatctttttcattctatatattttttacattcaattacatataaattatcaattattgaaaaaaaaattgacatatttcATAATGTATGGTATTTAATATTCGTATATACATACAATGTTGGATAGATAGAAGCTAAACatcttaataatattcagatggacgcttttgaacaattaaaaaatgttcagttttaaatttcaaccaaaAGTTGAATTCTAAACATCTTAATAATGTTCGGATGAATGcttttgaataattaaaaaatgttaagTTTTAAACTTCAGCCAAAAGACGAATTCTAAATATCTTAATAATGTTCAGATAAACGCTTCTAAACAATTAACAAATGTTCAGttttaaactttcaaataaaagacGAATTTTAATATACCAGAATCAAATATAAGAGTGTTATTCCGACTTGGGCATTGGTAagcgatagaaaaaaaaatcgaaattaAAGTAATCATcacaatattcaaaaaataaagaaaaaaactaaattcattttactgtttcatatttttgagcttccataatttgtgaataattgttGTATCTGCAATCCTAATTTTTAATGGAGTATAAATTAGATAGATATATTTAACATATTAATTAAGAGGAAGAATGAgactaaagaaattatttaaacaGATTTAGTTAATAAATGTTCTTAGTAGTAATTTTAAATGGGgataaaactataaattaataataaaactgtaTAGAGTTCAAATAGTAGTGCAACTAAAATTACTCTTTAAATAAAGGCTTTAGCAtggcttattttttagaaaattgtttttttttttaataaaggaggaaaaaatagaatttttattatttgtcttCTATGTGCCTGGGCACCTACTCTTCTTCTATTTAAGgatatttcttttttagttctttaattttttattattcagtGTGCTTGTTAGTTGTATTTTCCTAAAAgtgaaatattttgatttttcaaaataaaaaagaagaagaaaataaaagaaagtgcAAAAGAAACTGAGTTACATAATATCACTCTGGGTGTTAACTCTAAAATTTTAGGATTGTAAtcagattaaaaagaaaaagagaatattATATTGCGTTGTAAGTTTCTACTGAGTCGGTTCTTTGTTATTGTTCTCGGTTTCGTACTAAATTAATGGGAAGATATTATAGAACTCCTAACAAATATGGTTGATACATTATACAATTTGGTTAGATGTTGGATGCAAAAATTTCAATGTACTTGCAAAACCATTTAGCATCTAAGATATACTATAACTTTGAAGCTCGGAAAGTCTGGTTTAGtcaccccaaaaaacaaaaacaaaaacaaaaagaaacaaaaaaaagaaaaaagaaatgatacACAAAATGCAGGACTGCTCGGATGACAATGATCATTTATGATAATGCTTAGGTTTGGATTCAAGATCTAATGCTAAAATCCCGTTAAAAAAAGGTTAACAACACTTCATATGCAATATTTACACAACATAAACAAATTCGATAACCATGTAACATACTATGATTGCTACATAATAGTTCATAACCAGAAATGATGCCACAGGAAAGACCTTCACTGATAATAGGCAACTTCATTAGTCCATATCATGGAAATTTGTTCATCAAGGTTGTCTAGATTGGTGCTATTTGGTTTTGGTTGATAATTTACCAACAAAACATTGTTCTATAAACTGGCTTTTatgtcaaattatttatttatttctttattttcatttttgggaTATCTGTTAGtgaaatttaatgtatttaGTGTGATTTATGAAACATATGTTCTTGCCAAATGGCACATGTCTAGCACGAAAGGTGGAGAGTTTTCTCCAGTTTTGAGGAAGGCAGCGAACATAGCAAAATCAATCCTAAATCCTCATTCTCGTACTTAACCTCCATAGCCTCTAAATCAacaacaatttccttaaagacaGTTAAGTGATCAGCCAAAGACGTACCTTCAGACATACGATGAGAATACACTCGCTGCTTCATACGCAATTTGCTAGTCAAAGTTTTTGTCATGCACAATTGCTCCAATTTCAGCCATAATGCAGCGACAATTTTCTCCTTCAAAACGTCCTGCAGAATCTGATTAGAGAGatgaagttgaatttgagtTAGGGCTTTACGATCCTTCTGTTGTTTCTCTTCTGCGGTCCAAGACGAGGGCATTTTATCAAACACTAATAGCGCATCTTCCAAATCCATCTGCGCAAGAATAGTCCACATCTTAACTTGCCATAACGCAAATCTGGTGTCGCGATCCAATAGCAGAATATCATACTTCACGGATGCCATTGTCAAAAAACAAGcctggctttgataccacttgttacgaaAAGTAGTAtaaaaaacaatagcaatagaagaatcaAATAGAACACatagatttacgtggaaaacccttgacaGGAAAAAAACTATGGGTAAAGAGAGGTAAGCTTTTAttaatgaagattggtacaaaaggtgagcaaaataGAGTGATTAAAACCCTCAAAAAATACAACCgaaaaaacccccaaaaatatatataatatattgtacGGACGGAATaaactaaaaattgaaaaggtcCATACCGCGGGGGCGCTGCCCCTGCAACCCCATCGGGCTCAGTGGTGGGCTACGGTCTTGGGCCTATCGGCCCTCGACCTCCGCTACCACCACAGAGcctatttttttctctcaaaatagaTTTTATCAAACGGGTCGCACCGCGATCTTTTCGGATcaggtcaacaagaattcgggtcatcAACTCTAACAAAtgcttatatatgtatatatactttcCAAGGAGATAAGTATAAACTATGTAAGAGGATCCAATCGTACCTTGATGGGGTTCTTCCAAAGTTGGTTGATATTGCTACCATGCAAATCCAACTCAACAAGTTATATGGTTGGAAACTCGATGTAAATATTCGGAAGCAAATTTATGCTAGACAAGGAATCTTAACTCATTCGCAATGTATTTAACATTTGGGGATTGGACATTAACTATCAAGTACCAGGAAAAATCAATAATGAACAATCTTAGTTTCTTCATATTTGACAAGGCTTCCCAGCTCAATCTTTTCCTATCAAGAAAATGGCATACTATGGCTTCAATTTCTTCTGTCGCCTGttcgataaaaaaaaataattataataaaaagtgAAACATAATATAAGAGTTTATATGTATAGCTATATATAAGTAATCTATAAACACTTTGGttttatataaatgttaaattttgcTGCAGCCTTGTATTTTAGAGATGAACTCAAAGACATTCAGTACCTAGATTgtcaaaaatcattattttacaTTAGCACTTACCGTGTAATTCTCTAAAACATGATATAAAACGTCATTATCCCACAACCTACTTTGTCTGCCCGGTTCCTTGTGGGATTTTTCTCTACCAATTTCCTTGCCCATCTTTTGTAGTAGGTCATGCATCCAAAGCTTGTTATCATGGGAAACATGCAATAGAGATTTATCAACAAGAACTTTTATCCCGATTTCTGGATAGAAACCACAGCCATCCATAATTCGTAAAATATAATCTTCGTCAAACCCATTGAAGAAGCATGCAAtgtctagaaaaatacttttctctgGTTTCTCGAGTCCATCAAAACTGATTTGAAGTACTTTGACAAGCTCCATGTTTGGATACTCATATAGTCTATCTAAAGCACTTCTCCACTCCTTTATACTTTTGCCACATAAAAAGGAACCTAATACTTCGAGAGCTAATGGAAGACCGCTGGCACACGTTATCACTTGTTTTGACATCTCTTCATAATCCTTTGAAGGATGAACAGTTTTGAAGGCTTTCCAAGAAAAAAGTTGAAGAGCGTCATTATTATTTAGCTCCTcaactgtaacaccccatcccaaatcgcatcggaatccgtgcacgttgatcgaggttgaccattgaccgagcgggtcaaaagttgactttttgttctagttggaatttccagttgaccagggtaccgtggcgaagtgcataaTGCCCCGAgctcgtagactagtagcacgtcgaaaacggagctacagtttgaaagttatgggcaaaacaagttgaagtgcaaacagtccaaaaggtgccgggagttgactttttcttgtggtataattttgttttgactcttgtatggttgtaaagtactcgtcgatacgagttcatagactagcggcacgcttgaatcggacgtttggttaaaaagttatggacgtttgaaattcgccggataccgtattattttattatatctggcttaagtgcacagtgatacCATGTGTCAGctcctgattggtccatgtggcatgaacagtatcacaggtggcttttatttgataaaaatcttggggaagaaagagaaagagagagaggagagagaaagagagagagagtccgaccggccaccggaggttttcaaattttcctgCCGATCTAccttacacgcgccggccagcaagattcccctccccatttccggcaaaatctcaaaatttcacggccattggccgCCGAAcgtgcccggatcgaggcggcgaagattggcggcgatttttccctccaatgccggccaccgccgattgacccatttccagccattttccgaccacacgcgccagctagccaacaccacctcctcaagtccggccgacccaccaaatttcacggccaccggatcaccgacgcgcccggatcggagctttttccggcgaggggccggaattcttcaaaccgtgatttctccgccatCCGGCCTCCGTtcgcctcaccgccggtcccgttggattgctctcccctcgatctacaaatctgcaaaaaatctcagccaacggccaccgcacgcccCGCCGCCGgcaacggttgccggtgaccgcagcggctcgccggaagttactgttccgacAAGTACCCAGTCTCCCGGCCGGCTCCTGTCCACTATGTTCgatctcctgaacccgaatttggcatccgtttccaccaattcgcgatggtttgggagaattgcggagtcgaaacccgaaagcttttcggcgagattccgaccccgtcgggtccgatcaccggaaagtaagaccgaatcagtaatcctcatcactcgagcttcgattcggtatataactcgcaacctttagatatcgtttggtgttcgctccccgggtacccatttgggaattatccgaataaaatattaatatatttggttggtatactgtggttgtttaggtgcgcgtacgaggagtggagttgatcctgcggaggatcttagctgatttacgcgcttaaggtgagtaacccaccttcgaaaaatattttgggcaattaattatgtttaattggtatttaaattatgctcatgtggtgcgatttaattatgaattttattgtggtttaatttatttattatgcatgagcaaagtgtatttcggtaataTTCGTACgtggtttaaatattattttcgggcataattaggttaaatattttatgaaaatatttgtttaaattttataa
Proteins encoded in this window:
- the LOC107416378 gene encoding pre-mRNA-splicing factor ATP-dependent RNA helicase DEAH7 isoform X2, with protein sequence MRLEMEYNSDRAWYDREEGNTMLDVDTSSFFLGDEASFHKKEAELVKRLVRKDGTEMTLAQSKQLSQLTADNARWEDRQLLRSGAVRSTEVRTEFDDEEKRKVILLVHDTKPPFLDRRVVYTKQAEPIMPIKDPTSDMAIISRKGSALVREIHEKQSKNKSRQRFWELAGSRLGDVLGVGKTEEQIDADTAAVVEDGEVNFKEDSRFSQHLKKDEDVSDFAQSKTIAEQWQYLPIYSVRDELLQVVRENQVIVVVGETGSGKTTQLTQYLHEDGYTINGIVGCTQPRRVAAMSVAKRVSEEMETELGGKVGYAIRFEDMTSCNTIIKYMTDGVLLRETLAESNLEKYCVIVMDEAHERSLSTDVLFGIMKKIVALRHDFKLIVTSATLNAEKFSNFFGSAPIFHIPGRTFPVNTLYSKTPCEDYVEAAVKQAMTIHITSPPGDILIFMTGQDEIEATCYSLAERVEQLISSTHKAVPKLLILPIYSQLPADLQAKIFEKAEDGARKCIVATNIAETSLTIDGIFYVIDTGYGKMKVYNPRMGLDALQVFPVSRAAADQRAGRAGRTGPGTCHRLYTESAYLNEMLPSPVPEIQRTNLSYVVLLLKSLKVDNLLDFDFIDPPPQENILNAMYHLWVLGALDNVGSLTDLGWKMVEFPLDPPLAKILLMGERLGCINEVVTIISMLSVPSVFFRPKDRIEESDVAHEKFFIPESDHLTLYNVYQQWEQHDHRGDWCNDHFLHVKGLQKAREVRSQLVDILKQQNIPLTSCWPDTDIVRRAICSAYFHNAARLKGVGEYVNCRNGMPCHLHPSSALYGMGCISEYVVYHELILTTKEYMQCATAVEPQWLAELGPMYFSIKRSETSLLEHKRKRMEEKLAMEEEMENLRKEQAKAERENKLKREKRARQQQRVSTPGLRQVTSTYLRPKKLGL
- the LOC107416378 gene encoding pre-mRNA-splicing factor ATP-dependent RNA helicase DEAH7 isoform X3 — translated: MVRKDGTEMTLAQSKQLSQLTADNARWEDRQLLRSGAVRSTEVRTEFDDEEKRKVILLVHDTKPPFLDRRVVYTKQAEPIMPIKDPTSDMAIISRKGSALVREIHEKQSKNKSRQRFWELAGSRLGDVLGVGKTEEQIDADTAAVVEDGEVNFKEDSRFSQHLKKDEDVSDFAQSKTIAEQWQYLPIYSVRDELLQVVRENQVIVVVGETGSGKTTQLTQYLHEDGYTINGIVGCTQPRRVAAMSVAKRVSEEMETELGGKVGYAIRFEDMTSCNTIIKYMTDGVLLRETLAESNLEKYCVIVMDEAHERSLSTDVLFGIMKKIVALRHDFKLIVTSATLNAEKFSNFFGSAPIFHIPGRTFPVNTLYSKTPCEDYVEAAVKQAMTIHITSPPGDILIFMTGQDEIEATCYSLAERVEQLISSTHKAVPKLLILPIYSQLPADLQAKIFEKAEDGARKCIVATNIAETSLTIDGIFYVIDTGYGKMKVYNPRMGLDALQVFPVSRAAADQRAGRAGRTGPGTCHRLYTESAYLNEMLPSPVPEIQRTNLSYVVLLLKSLKVDNLLDFDFIDPPPQENILNAMYHLWVLGALDNVGSLTDLGWKMVEFPLDPPLAKILLMGERLGCINEVVTIISMLSVPSVFFRPKDRIEESDVAHEKFFIPESDHLTLYNVYQQWEQHDHRGDWCNDHFLHVKGLQKAREVRSQLVDILKQQNIPLTSCWPDTDIVRRAICSAYFHNAARLKGVGEYVNCRNGMPCHLHPSSALYGMGCISEYVVYHELILTTKEYMQCATAVEPQWLAELGPMYFSIKRSETSLLEHKRKRMEEKLAMEEEMENLRKEQAKAERENKLKREKRARQQQRVSTPGLRQVTSTYLRPKKLGL
- the LOC107416378 gene encoding pre-mRNA-splicing factor ATP-dependent RNA helicase DEAH7 isoform X1, giving the protein MVMRGMDDRSSERRDYRDRYERYTCSSERSDYRGNNRGERQRHRDDGKEQCYDYGGEYGRKRSRYESSKRGPGSRASHWDHVSPSPVLIRATGSSSVKFSKFRHGGRSDQLTFSTEHSQSYEDGGPGSTDLTKEHKYEIAERMRLEMEYNSDRAWYDREEGNTMLDVDTSSFFLGDEASFHKKEAELVKRLVRKDGTEMTLAQSKQLSQLTADNARWEDRQLLRSGAVRSTEVRTEFDDEEKRKVILLVHDTKPPFLDRRVVYTKQAEPIMPIKDPTSDMAIISRKGSALVREIHEKQSKNKSRQRFWELAGSRLGDVLGVGKTEEQIDADTAAVVEDGEVNFKEDSRFSQHLKKDEDVSDFAQSKTIAEQWQYLPIYSVRDELLQVVRENQVIVVVGETGSGKTTQLTQYLHEDGYTINGIVGCTQPRRVAAMSVAKRVSEEMETELGGKVGYAIRFEDMTSCNTIIKYMTDGVLLRETLAESNLEKYCVIVMDEAHERSLSTDVLFGIMKKIVALRHDFKLIVTSATLNAEKFSNFFGSAPIFHIPGRTFPVNTLYSKTPCEDYVEAAVKQAMTIHITSPPGDILIFMTGQDEIEATCYSLAERVEQLISSTHKAVPKLLILPIYSQLPADLQAKIFEKAEDGARKCIVATNIAETSLTIDGIFYVIDTGYGKMKVYNPRMGLDALQVFPVSRAAADQRAGRAGRTGPGTCHRLYTESAYLNEMLPSPVPEIQRTNLSYVVLLLKSLKVDNLLDFDFIDPPPQENILNAMYHLWVLGALDNVGSLTDLGWKMVEFPLDPPLAKILLMGERLGCINEVVTIISMLSVPSVFFRPKDRIEESDVAHEKFFIPESDHLTLYNVYQQWEQHDHRGDWCNDHFLHVKGLQKAREVRSQLVDILKQQNIPLTSCWPDTDIVRRAICSAYFHNAARLKGVGEYVNCRNGMPCHLHPSSALYGMGCISEYVVYHELILTTKEYMQCATAVEPQWLAELGPMYFSIKRSETSLLEHKRKRMEEKLAMEEEMENLRKEQAKAERENKLKREKRARQQQRVSTPGLRQVTSTYLRPKKLGL